One genomic window of Psychrobacter cibarius includes the following:
- a CDS encoding bifunctional (p)ppGpp synthetase/guanosine-3',5'-bis(diphosphate) 3'-pyrophosphohydrolase — MVKIREGLPLVDGQTTQADSAALAAQLVASQRSHQSANSYAQIPLDIKYQLSTHKLHTTFDRSALHAFHSHDPKLENEYSDNPLLDKELEAIDLDQVNIDVPTWLDNVAKRIGQDSVPHLNAACEFIRSHMNTSESERSGAYVTGIGMTDILTYLYQDEDALVAAMLYRSARKSIISLADIEKKFGADISTLVKDTLAMGKLSEIIESNKRLEDHFVNNQRDQLSNIYSMLISVTNDVRVVLIKLSERTFAMRELTFSNEERQNRVAREVMTIYAPLAHRLGIAQLKWELEDLAFRYLAPERYKEIAKLLSEKRSERESYIQRVQDKLNEALAEANIEGEVSGRVKHIYSIYRKMKLKGLSFDQLYDIRALRVLVTNPSDCYHVLGLVHGLWRYIPEQFDDYITNPKSNGYRSLHTAVIAENKSLEVQIRTHEMHFEAELGMCAHVNYKEGLKNKKDNYLNQRISSLRQLLSINNETRNQPRSSLLTGEEIEGMEFDEEEQLVDFDELERIYIFSRDGDITELPKGATVLDFAYYVHTQVGNRAQAARVNQRYVPLTYQLKTGEQVEIITKASREPNRDWLVASLGYIHTNRARSKLRQWFNKQDRDKNIEIGRQMLSKELERLSVHPNSIDLNDYIQHFHVNTTDDIIVGLVTGDIGLNQLTSHISRQLHLEPERPPENFAPSIDAREAGKIDAYKIRIDGLDNIEINLAGCCHPVHGEPIAGYITLSRGVSVHNRGCPEYSRLIERDPEREIEASWRVQAGRYQPVDIHVEAYDRRGLLRDLTQIIDKENVNIRQVETLSNDDNIAFLKFHIEVSGLAHLSKLLAKLEQQHGILHARRAVA; from the coding sequence ATGGTAAAAATTCGTGAAGGATTACCGCTGGTGGATGGACAGACCACCCAAGCCGATAGTGCAGCACTTGCCGCTCAACTGGTCGCGAGCCAACGCTCGCACCAGTCTGCCAATAGCTATGCCCAAATCCCCCTCGATATCAAATACCAGCTGTCCACTCATAAACTACACACCACTTTTGATCGCTCAGCACTACATGCTTTTCATAGTCATGATCCAAAGCTTGAAAACGAATATTCTGATAACCCGCTTTTAGATAAAGAGCTCGAAGCGATTGATTTAGATCAAGTCAATATTGATGTTCCCACTTGGTTAGACAATGTCGCCAAACGTATCGGACAAGATTCTGTACCTCACTTGAATGCTGCTTGTGAATTTATTCGCAGTCATATGAATACTAGCGAGTCTGAGCGTTCAGGCGCTTATGTCACTGGTATTGGCATGACAGACATATTGACCTATCTCTACCAAGACGAAGACGCTCTTGTGGCTGCAATGCTCTATCGTAGTGCGCGAAAATCAATCATAAGCCTCGCTGATATCGAGAAAAAATTCGGTGCAGACATATCGACCCTAGTCAAAGATACCTTGGCAATGGGTAAGCTGTCTGAGATTATTGAAAGCAATAAGCGTCTAGAAGATCACTTCGTAAACAATCAGCGCGACCAGCTATCTAATATTTATAGCATGCTAATTTCCGTCACCAATGATGTACGCGTCGTGCTTATCAAATTGTCTGAGCGTACTTTCGCCATGCGCGAATTGACCTTTTCTAATGAAGAGCGTCAGAATCGTGTGGCGCGTGAAGTCATGACTATTTATGCCCCACTGGCGCATCGCTTGGGCATTGCGCAACTTAAATGGGAGCTGGAAGACTTAGCCTTTCGCTACCTTGCGCCTGAACGCTATAAAGAGATTGCCAAACTGCTCTCCGAAAAACGCAGCGAACGCGAGTCCTATATTCAGCGTGTACAAGATAAGCTTAATGAAGCACTAGCAGAGGCTAATATCGAAGGTGAGGTCTCTGGACGAGTCAAGCATATCTACTCTATCTACCGAAAAATGAAGCTCAAAGGCTTATCGTTTGATCAGCTTTATGACATTCGCGCGCTGCGAGTATTGGTCACCAACCCATCAGACTGTTACCACGTGCTTGGATTGGTACATGGCTTGTGGCGATATATTCCTGAACAATTCGATGACTATATTACCAACCCCAAGTCCAATGGTTATCGCTCACTACATACGGCAGTCATTGCTGAAAACAAGTCACTGGAAGTGCAAATTCGTACTCATGAAATGCACTTCGAAGCTGAGCTTGGTATGTGTGCTCATGTTAACTATAAAGAAGGTCTAAAGAATAAAAAAGACAATTATCTTAATCAAAGAATCAGCTCGCTGCGCCAACTGTTATCTATCAATAATGAAACCCGTAACCAACCGCGCTCATCTTTACTAACTGGTGAAGAAATAGAGGGCATGGAGTTTGACGAAGAAGAGCAACTCGTTGACTTTGACGAGCTCGAACGCATCTATATCTTTAGCCGTGATGGTGACATTACTGAACTACCAAAAGGGGCGACCGTTCTTGATTTTGCTTATTATGTACATACACAAGTCGGTAATCGTGCCCAAGCTGCGCGAGTCAATCAGCGCTATGTACCATTAACCTATCAACTCAAAACGGGTGAACAAGTTGAAATTATCACCAAAGCATCACGTGAGCCCAACCGTGATTGGCTAGTTGCTTCACTTGGATACATTCATACCAACCGTGCACGTTCAAAACTGCGTCAATGGTTCAATAAGCAAGACCGTGATAAGAATATTGAAATTGGTCGTCAAATGCTCAGTAAAGAGCTTGAACGACTATCGGTACACCCCAATAGCATCGATTTAAACGACTATATTCAGCATTTCCATGTCAATACGACTGATGATATTATCGTGGGATTGGTCACAGGCGACATTGGTCTCAACCAACTCACCAGCCATATCTCTCGTCAGCTACACCTAGAACCTGAAAGACCGCCAGAAAATTTTGCGCCAAGTATAGATGCTAGAGAGGCAGGCAAAATCGATGCTTATAAAATTCGTATCGATGGGCTGGATAATATAGAAATCAATCTAGCAGGCTGTTGCCACCCTGTGCATGGCGAGCCAATTGCTGGTTACATTACCTTATCACGAGGTGTCAGTGTCCATAATCGTGGTTGCCCTGAATATTCACGCTTGATTGAACGCGATCCTGAGCGCGAAATAGAGGCTTCGTGGCGGGTACAAGCTGGTCGTTATCAACCCGTTGATATTCACGTAGAAGCCTATGATAGACGCGGACTGTTGCGTGACTTGACGCAAATTATTGATAAAGAAAATGTCAATATTCGTCAAGTTGAAACGCTTAGTAATGATGATAACATTGCCTTTTTAAAATTTCATATTGAAGTCTCAGGATTGGCACACCTATCTAAGCTTTTAGCGAAACTAGAGCAACAGCATGGTATCTTGCATGCTCGCCGCGCCGTCGCTTAG
- the rlmD gene encoding 23S rRNA (uracil(1939)-C(5))-methyltransferase RlmD: MQPTDSKMSTTSDVTPPTSETQTITIPPNKKKSKPSSKTRRRLKDAEPLPFTIDGLSHDGRGVAVYGNGFGIDDGHVEDKHGKKIFVSFALPGESALVKITNSRASFEEGEAVSITANPNSERAVPPCPHFGVCGGCNLQHWQPDGQINFKQSVLAEMLIHQANVTPDNWLAPVVGDRLGYRTKARLGVRYVTKKETALVGFRERSSNFLAELNECHILDPRIGFEIENLKTLISTLESRNKIAQLELAMGEEMPELPDGNQPVALIVRNLEPLSDADIEKLKVFFAARNWQLYLQSKGADSIQRIALTADDDMSQQFGRLYYQLPEYDLTFEFIPTDFTQVNLSVNRQMTKLACDLLDLKAGERVLDLFSGLGNFSLPLARLVGETGSVVGVEGSEAMTARAADNARRNGINNTEFYSQDLTQDCTDKPWANQGFDALLIDPPRSGAWEIMQYLPKFNAERIVYVSCNPATLARDTKALLEQGYRLTHAGVMDMFCHTGHVESIARFEKIAV; encoded by the coding sequence ATGCAACCCACCGATTCAAAAATGTCTACAACCTCTGATGTTACGCCACCAACGAGCGAGACCCAAACGATTACTATTCCGCCTAATAAGAAAAAATCTAAACCCTCATCAAAGACACGCCGCCGTCTAAAGGATGCAGAACCTCTGCCCTTCACCATTGATGGTTTGTCGCATGATGGTCGCGGCGTTGCCGTTTATGGTAATGGTTTTGGTATAGACGATGGCCATGTCGAAGACAAACATGGCAAAAAAATCTTTGTAAGCTTTGCATTGCCGGGTGAAAGTGCCTTGGTTAAAATAACCAATAGCCGTGCCAGCTTTGAAGAAGGCGAGGCTGTCAGTATTACTGCCAACCCAAATTCTGAACGTGCCGTACCGCCCTGCCCACATTTTGGCGTCTGCGGCGGCTGTAATTTGCAACACTGGCAGCCAGACGGTCAAATCAACTTTAAGCAATCTGTATTGGCTGAAATGCTGATACACCAAGCCAATGTCACGCCTGATAACTGGCTTGCTCCAGTGGTTGGTGATCGTCTTGGTTATCGTACCAAAGCACGATTGGGTGTGCGTTATGTCACCAAAAAAGAAACCGCGCTTGTCGGCTTTCGTGAGCGCTCAAGTAACTTTTTGGCAGAATTAAATGAGTGTCATATTTTAGATCCAAGAATTGGTTTTGAGATTGAAAACTTAAAAACACTGATTAGTACGCTAGAGAGCCGTAACAAGATTGCTCAGCTTGAGTTGGCCATGGGTGAGGAAATGCCTGAGCTGCCAGATGGCAATCAGCCCGTTGCCCTTATCGTACGCAACTTGGAGCCGTTATCAGACGCTGATATAGAAAAGCTAAAAGTGTTTTTTGCCGCACGCAACTGGCAGCTATATTTGCAGTCTAAAGGTGCGGACAGTATCCAGCGTATTGCATTGACTGCAGATGATGACATGAGCCAGCAATTTGGTCGTTTATATTACCAATTGCCAGAATACGATTTGACTTTCGAGTTTATCCCGACAGATTTTACCCAAGTGAACCTGTCCGTCAATCGTCAAATGACCAAGCTTGCTTGCGATTTGTTAGACTTAAAAGCAGGTGAACGCGTACTTGATTTATTCAGTGGTCTAGGCAACTTTAGCTTGCCACTTGCGCGCCTCGTTGGTGAGACAGGCTCGGTGGTTGGTGTTGAAGGTAGCGAAGCGATGACCGCACGTGCAGCCGATAACGCACGTCGTAATGGCATCAATAATACAGAATTTTATAGCCAAGATTTGACGCAAGACTGTACTGATAAACCTTGGGCGAATCAGGGCTTTGATGCGCTATTGATCGATCCACCGCGTTCTGGTGCTTGGGAAATCATGCAGTACTTGCCGAAATTTAACGCTGAGAGAATCGTTTATGTCTCTTGCAACCCTGCAACCCTCGCCCGTGATACAAAAGCATTGTTAGAGCAAGGCTATCGTCTGACTCATGCTGGCGTGATGGACATGTTCTGTCATACCGGTCATGTTGAGTCCATCGCTCGTTTTGAAAAAATAGCGGTGTAA